Proteins from one Rhinopithecus roxellana isolate Shanxi Qingling chromosome 20, ASM756505v1, whole genome shotgun sequence genomic window:
- the LOC115895195 gene encoding uncharacterized protein LOC115895195, producing the protein MLVYLGSAIIFVSLLWWASWYTGNIELLPEETLKFSSLPSASLVVALRQSASHSLSVNIETVPNNLLMQWWRRRRTLQREASLTVPVSAHGEERLGRKSKDKDGEEGVKESNASQDSGKEDLGPEPEDDENSETVGSPDPDAQPPSMDQLPATHPVHPVLPLHQPVPSPLYATKGLIVAPSISARHPVAIFTSKSQPVVSLAFKSQLAVPMASENHLQVPAVSLSQALMPVASQGQPQNLPRASQTQSPPPGLASQAIKDLEALLQMQQAIPSTSVVQESSLSQSSSVLKVPEMSVAQFPTPKLRLYLFGGRHLPAVEFPSVLMATSRADCWQEKRQALGVFGGIGGGNSRPSLVFEAHIGSPQQYKNAGS; encoded by the exons ATGCTGGTCTACCTGGGCTCCGCCATCATCTTCGTTAGCCTCCTCTGGTGGGCCTCTTGGTACACCGGCAACATCGAGCTGCTCCCCGAAGAGACCCTGAAGTTCTCCTCCTtaccctctgcctccttggtGGTGGCCCTGCGCCAGAGCGCCAGCCACTCCCTCTCTGTGAACATCGAGACCGTCCCCAACAACTTGCTGATGCAGTGGTGGCGTCGTAGGAGGACCCTTCAAAGAGAAGCTTCCCTGACCGTGCCTGTCTCGGCCCACGGAGAAGAACGGCTGGGAAGGAAAAGCAAGGACAAAGATGGAGAGGAAGGGGTCAAGGAGAGCAACGCCTCTCAAGACTCTGGCAAAGAGGATCTGGGTCCCGAGCCTGAAGATGATGAAAATTCGGAGACCGTTGGCTCCCCAGACCCGGATGCCCAGCCGCCGTCGATGGATCAACTGCCTGCCACCCATCCGGTGCATCCTGTGTTGCCTCTGCACCAGCCTGTGCCTTCCCCTCTCTACGCCACTAAGGGCCTGATTGTAGCCCCCTCCATCTCTGCTAGACACCCTGTAGCCATTTTTACTTCTAAGAGCCAGCCTGTAGTTTCTTTGGCTTTTAAGAGCCAACTTGCTGTCCCCATGGCCTCTGAGAACCACCTCCAGGTCCCTGCTGTCTCTCTGAGCCAGGCCCTGATGCCTGTGGCCTCGCAGGGCCAGCCCCAGAATCTTCCTCGGGCCTCTCAAACTCAGTCTCCACCACCTGGTTTG GCCTCTCAGGCTATCAAGGACTTGGAGGCCCTACTTCAAATGCAACAGGCCATCCCCAGCACCTCTGTAGTGCAGGAGAGTTCCCTGAGCCAGTCTTCAAGTGTCCTGAAGGTTCCTGAGATGTCGGTTGCTCAG tttCCAACTCCCAAACTGAGACTCTACCTTTTTGGTGGCCGGCATTTGCCAGCAGTGGAGTTCCCCAGTGTGCTGATGGCCACGTCCCGGGCAGACTGCTGGCAAGAGAAGAGGCAGGCGCTGGGAGTGTTTGGAGGGATCGGGGGTGGAAACTCACGCCCCAGCTTGGTCTTTGAGGCTCACATTGGTAGCCCACAGCAGTACAAAAATGCAGGGTCGTGA